In the genome of Pelmatolapia mariae isolate MD_Pm_ZW linkage group LG4, Pm_UMD_F_2, whole genome shotgun sequence, the window CCGTGTTGCGTTCCCATGGTGTAGGAAAAACGGGTATCTTTGCATGCGAAGCGAGTTCAGACAAATGAAGACATGCTTGAATGAATAAGTCATATAGAGCTAATCTTAACTTCACGAAATGTCACATTACctatagaaaacaaacaaacaaaactcattGTAAAGAGGCAGGGGACTTAGCAGTGTGCaatgtctgtttttaaaatttaagaCTCAGAACAAGCAATTTACCCCTTTCCTGCTGTGATCATTTTTAACTATTTGTGTCGCAGTTCAGTTTGCCTCAAAGCAGTTGCACTATTTAAGGAATAGGAAAATCAGCCGGTCCAACTATGTTTGTCTTGATTGAATATTAGAAACACAATTAAAAAGTGACaccatgaaataaaaaatgcataaCAAAAGGCGTATTTTATAACTTCACGGTTTTGTATGTTGTGTATCTATGTAAGCGGCTGTTTGACAGCTTCATTTTGGTCCAGCATGTTTTGCTTTTCAACTCCACCATGTGACATGTCATTCAGCTAAACATGTTTTACTAGTCCGAGAAAGAAAGCAGTATTCTGTTTAATGATTCCCTCTGTGTTATTATCATAGTTCAGGCTAAGAATAAGTAAGCCCTTGTCTTCCAGAGCAGCAGGACTTTGAAGTTTCCTGACATCATTGAAGGCAGCATGAAGCTGAGTGGCAGACATGCTCCTCACGCCCTCTCCTCTTTCTTGCAGggtaaaaataatgacaaaatgttgacatgtgatgtgacatattGTGTTACTTAATGCGTTCATGAAAACATGCGTTTTAaggttgtctttattttttaataaaattaaatccaAAGCATGTACAGTGTTTTGCACACAAATGTGATGGGCAACATAAAATGCACAACAAGGAAAATGTATACAGAGTTTTACCTGATTATGTCATCAGTATAACAATCAATTCAAACAATAAGATCTCAGCATCAACTATCTACCTGCACTGCACATctcatttaaaatcacaaagcatttaaacacttaCACACAAGCAGTGCATTTATATTCTATATAGACCAACTGAACAAAAAAAGTCTAAACTGTTGCATAAAGAATACACAAAGTAAATGGGAAAACTTCAGAAACAACTTCACACTTTTCTGAATAATCTGATACACTATGGACAAAAGGCACATTATAGTCTCacaaaattaattattttgtgCGCATCTGAAGAGTTGACATCAGATTTCCTTATCTTAAAGTAAGGTGAAATTACATTATTATAACATGGGCAGAACTACAATCTAACTGCATTGTTGTAATATTAAAGCCATGCTGTAATTGAGCACTAAAAGAAAATAACACTATTATATATAAATGGATCTATCTAACATCTCAGGGGAAAATATCTCTTATTTtcaaaattcattcattcattttcccTGAGAGAAAATGCCACTCTGTAAGTACATAAACAGCCACTTATaccttaaaaaacattttcgaaatCCTAAAACTTCAAAATATTAATTAGTAATACCTGATAGGTCTCGATGATGAAATTGAATAAATTTTAGTTGTCTGTTGTGGTTGCAAACACAAATTTAGATGCAGAAGTCATATATTAATAAATGTCAGGTAATGccctttaaagacaaacaataaTGGAACAGTTTGAATCTGTAAAGAAGTGGCATCactaaataaaatgtgaatatGAACGGTATGGTGATGTTTGTGGCAGTATGGATCCATCCTACTCATCCTCCTCAAATGTCACCTTGGCGTCATCAGCGTCCAGCTACAACAAATGCAGATCAGGTTACAACAAGGAAATTTACATATGAAATGACACGAAGAGGTAAATTTGAAAAATATAGATAAGCACTTACACATTTCATTTCCATGGCAGTGAAGAGCTTGCCAGTCATGAACATGCGCAGAGGAACGGTCAGAAtgagaacaaaaggcagagcCAGAGAGAAGTCACTCATCTTCACCGTCCAAAGTAAAGCCAGGCACACGAGCTGGATCAGAGTGAATAGATGCATTCGCATGGTACTCACctgtaaaaatgacaaaaataagagTGAGAAATGCACTAATTGACAAGCTATATGGTAATTACGACACCATTAGACTTGGATATATAAGGAAAAGCAGGATGGGATACATAATCTAATGCAAGGAGCTGTGAACCATAGGCTGTTTTTGAAAGTACCATTAACAGGTCTTGGAAAGTGAGTAAAAATGAAAGCAAGGTAAAAAATGATCACAAAGATATACAACAGAAGACACAAATGTGAGGCACAAAGCTACAAAGACATTCAAAAAATAGCAAATAGATTAAAAATTGTAAACAATGCTAAATACTTTTTGTGCTCTGAGGAAAACTCTAACACAGTGAATTAGCTTCAAAACACGAAGGTGTACTGCATACAAATTAATTGTGATTAGCTGATAAGTGTAAAATAAACTGTATTTGTGCTGAATAGATACCCTGGTGGCATAGGCATCAGGGGGATGGTATTTCTTGGGAGTAATGAGCAGAAGGACCCTGTCCCACATCTGGATTCCATTTAGAGAAGTGATACCCATATAGAGGAAGATGCCAAACAAGGCAGTCATTGGAATCATCTTCAGAATAGGCTCCATGTAAATAGAAACTCCTGAAAATTGGCATGAGAGGTAAAACGGTTATTTACTCTGACTCTGCTATGCCTGCATCATTGCTGTAGATGGCAGCACCTACCAATCATGATGGCCACAATCATGCCGCTGACCCTCTGCTCAATCACTTTCTCTATCTCTGGTCTGGGGCCCTTGGTCATGACAGTGAGAGCATTGGCGTGGGTGACAGATCGCACAGTGGCAGCACTCAGCCAAGGGACTCCAAAGATAGATGCGATTCCTCCCATGGTGACCAGGATGAGAAGGTCCCAGTGGAAACCCGACCCTTTTACCATTTTCCTTTCCGGTTTGCTCACAATCAGCCTGGGATTCACAGAGAAcattgaaaacagagatttcttaaatattttctttttaagtagTCGAAATCACACAAACTAATACTGTAATCGTTTAAAGTGTCACTCACGTAGTAATTTGGGACTCAAGGAAGATGAGGATGAAGACAAGCACTGCAGGTATACAGCTGGCACCTATCATCCAGCCGGGGAAAGGCTTCTTTTCTCCCATGGGATTGATAAACCATCCCCTCGCCTTGGGGTTAGTCACTTCAATACCTTTTGGCACAACCAGTTTCTACGAGAAGACAGAGTGATGATGCTGATTAGAAAGACACAGTTAAAGGTAGATTATTTGGACTTCCATCATACATTTTGAGAACTGGTTGGATTCAGAAAATGCATGCTAATGGGACAGACGTAGAGGGGGCAAGTTATCTTGCTTTCTCTCTAAGGGTTAGTTTAAAAAAGATAAGTTTAAGAATGCTAAACATGTGACATTAGAAAGGGTTTTGATTTGTCTTTGAATGTAGACACAGCTCTAACTGATCTCAAGAAAGGCACATTTCCATCTAATTTAGGGGATGTTTAAAAGATCTGCACCTGATCACCATATAGGTGTAACTGGGTTAAAGACACTGAGCATGTCAGATATGTATTTGGCGGACAATGAAGTGACTTTAATACTGGGGTAATATGTTCAAATTTTCACAGATATATAATAGATTTGGCTTCTGCTATCTGAACAAGCTGAAGTCCTACTGATCGTCTGGATAACCTTGCAAATAGAGCGTTAATGTTGTGTAACCTGCTTGACATAAATACAAGGACCAGTTTCACAGAGTCATCTGAGATAAGAATTTTGAACTTTTGATATATTTTACAAGTGGTAGAGCTGACCGTATCATTAGTATGATTAGCAAAATTGAAATCACTCTCCAAAATAGTGCCAAGATTTCTCACTGCGTTTCAGATACAGAGATAAAATTTTTCCATCTCTGACCTTTTGGACCAACAACAAATATTTCCGTACATTTgagacaaaacaggaaaaatgtcTGTAAAGAGCTGTTGATAATATTCACTAAATGATTTATATATCAGTGTCTTTGTGATTATTTGCACACAAAGACATGGATACTTTTTAAATAACTATTTTTATATGCTCATTTCCACAACACTCACCTGAGTGTAAGCATCTTCAATGCTGATATCTACTGCAATCATGAAGAAAATAGCAATGGGGACTCCGAAATCTCCAATCAAACGACGGAGCTAGTAAGAAAGAGCAAAGGACACAAAAAGGTCAGATTCTCAGCATCTAAATAAAGTGTTGATTTGGAATACTTCTCTGTTCAAGACTTGATCTTACCCAGCCAGGAAGGAAATGGCCATTCTTAAATTGACGGAGGAAgtatgcaatgaagaagcagccaAACATCAGGCACATAGAGAGCAGGGCAGTGTTGGGGTATGCCCTTTCAATTTCCAACTCATGAACTGTTACATTGCCATCTGGATGGACCTCAACATGCTCCTTGATGATTGGGTGGAAAGGGTTGTCCAGTGTATCATTCAGATGGTCATAGTTCAGGATCAAAGGATGGGTTTtgaagatctgaaaaagagaaggaatagaatagaatagacctTTATAGTCATTGTACATATACAACGAAATTATGAGAAAGAACAAGAAGATAAAGCAAATAAGACAGTTAGAGAAATCAAAATAATCTCTCTGTTTTAAAATGGATCGAGGAATCACATGAGGAAACCTTAAAGAGCTTATTGAAGGTCTCGTAGATGAAGATGAGAGAGATGAGGATGGAGAAGATTTCTTGGGTGAAGCGGGAAATGTATCGGACCAGGAAACTGCCCTCCATTGCCACGATGAGAACCACGATCACTATCAGCCACATACCCACCCATATGCGGCCTACGATGTACTCAATACCCTGCATCTTGCAGAActgttaaaaaaggaaaaaaggaaaggaagtttTAAAAGTTGCCTTTAAGAAACTTGAGTTTTTGAGTTCTAACATGCAACAACTTTTACATACAACGAAAAAAGCTTCCTCAAACACCAGCAATGGTCCGGAAAAGCCGATGACAAGGACTGGCTGGGCGGCAattaaacagaagaagacaccCTGGGCGGCAGTGGAGATCATGAGCTCTGACACGCCCATCATTTTTTCCGTTTTGTCAGCTGGGTGCACACAATAAGGATgaatattaatgaaacaaagcaaATTTCTAAAACGAGTTAAGAATGTAAAATCACACATTTCTCTCTATCTCACTCTCTTTTACCTAGAAGCCCTCCGAAGGTGATGGCTGGAGAAAGGGCAGCGAAGTAAATAAAGATGACGGCAGCAAGAACCTGAGGGTTCAGAGCATCTGTGAAGTCGCTGACGTAGTGGCGGTAACGGCGCTTGATATCCTTCATCATGCCACCAAAAGGATAGCCCGTTCGGGCCAGAGGATCCTCCTTCGGCCCCGGTGGAGGTTGCAGAGctagagaaacaaacaaatcaaataaattttatttattgccaAAATCCTTCAGTTTTTCCTTAAGCATACGATTCTTTTAGAaatctttttctaattttggtttgggttttttttgtgtgtccattttttctttttctgttactGTGTACAATAAATTAAATCTAAAGGAGTTTCATATTACTCCCCAAACCTTATTGGCTCATTTTGCTGTTGTAGGTGTTGTAGATTTCACTTTTTAAGGCCAAATAGGAGCTTCTTATTTTAGTTGTATGCTGACCTTTCACCCTTTCTCCAAAGGCAAGACGGGGGTCAGTGGAACGGAGTCTTTCACTcaacagttttttctgaaagtCGATCACCGGCTCCAGCATTGCCTTATCTTGGATCTCAGTGGGAGGAATCACAATGCTGCAGTCCATGAAGTCAGCGATGGCATCTGTGATGTCTTTTGAAGTCTGAGCCAAGTGAGCTTCCAGGCAGAACACCTGACATAGAGACAGATATAAGTTTTTATTCACCTGAAACCAAACAAACGAGGTGTCCTTTATTTTGATTAAACTGCGCAATTTCTGCAGCGTCATGCATCCTCTTCTTGCTCACCCAGTCGGCCAGCAGAGCACCCATGGCACGACCGCTTTCGCTGTAGTTGATTCCACTGTGGCCGGGGCCCACCAACAGAAATATGAAGCGAACGGGGATAGAAGACTCCAGGACAGACTCCATCACCACAGAGTCACTcagcctgatgaaggccacagcTGGTTTCTGCAGGAAGTCCAGTTCACCTGTGGGAAACACGCACATTTTGATATATCTGTTCCAGAACTAGGTACAAAAACTGAAGATAAATGAATGGGAAATCAGAAAAAGTTAGGCATACCTGAGAGGACAATTGAAGCCTCTACATTGTCAGAGCTGTCTCTCTGCAAAGAGAACAAGTAAAGTAGTAAAACATGTAAACTCTGCTTCactgacaataaataaataaatacacatataaTAATCTGCATAACCTCCCCCCAAATTTGTACCTTTTTTGTGACAGAAAAGGTCTGCATCTGAATATCACCAAAGGGAGTGACCACAGGTCCCTCAGTTTGACTGGAAGGACAAATCAAATGAGCAGTCATGTTTAAGAATTTGGCATCTTGCAAAAGAAATATGTTGTATGGG includes:
- the slc4a1a gene encoding solute carrier family 4 member 1a (Diego blood group), producing the protein MENNLTFEEGSDMSYEDNGSAFPSPVTLTIPGQSDDFDLERGREEVEEDEPSPEPIVIPTNSEAFLNLNTNATTRGDAQAYVELNELEGNIWQETGRWVGYEENFNHATGKWGPSHVSYLTFTSLIHVRKAMSTGAIILDMKASNLSAVVEKMVDELLNKDVIRSSDHDDLLRVLLMKRSQTEGPVVTPFGDIQMQTFSVTKKRDSSDNVEASIVLSGELDFLQKPAVAFIRLSDSVVMESVLESSIPVRFIFLLVGPGHSGINYSESGRAMGALLADWVFCLEAHLAQTSKDITDAIADFMDCSIVIPPTEIQDKAMLEPVIDFQKKLLSERLRSTDPRLAFGERVKALQPPPGPKEDPLARTGYPFGGMMKDIKRRYRHYVSDFTDALNPQVLAAVIFIYFAALSPAITFGGLLADKTEKMMGVSELMISTAAQGVFFCLIAAQPVLVIGFSGPLLVFEEAFFVFCKMQGIEYIVGRIWVGMWLIVIVVLIVAMEGSFLVRYISRFTQEIFSILISLIFIYETFNKLFKIFKTHPLILNYDHLNDTLDNPFHPIIKEHVEVHPDGNVTVHELEIERAYPNTALLSMCLMFGCFFIAYFLRQFKNGHFLPGWLRRLIGDFGVPIAIFFMIAVDISIEDAYTQKLVVPKGIEVTNPKARGWFINPMGEKKPFPGWMIGASCIPAVLVFILIFLESQITTLIVSKPERKMVKGSGFHWDLLILVTMGGIASIFGVPWLSAATVRSVTHANALTVMTKGPRPEIEKVIEQRVSGMIVAIMIGVSIYMEPILKMIPMTALFGIFLYMGITSLNGIQMWDRVLLLITPKKYHPPDAYATRVSTMRMHLFTLIQLVCLALLWTVKMSDFSLALPFVLILTVPLRMFMTGKLFTAMEMKCLDADDAKVTFEEDE